In Kitasatospora sp. NBC_00240, the following are encoded in one genomic region:
- a CDS encoding phosphocholine-specific phospholipase C: protein MPELSRRSFVGATAAAGATALVGLSTTPATAAAAAPAAGSIADVKHVVILMQENRSFDHYFGTLGGVRGFNDKQALQFPDGTDVFRQPDTARTDGGAMLPYRMDTSKYNAQNAGGLAHDWATGHQAINNSAMNKWIAAKGERTMGYFTRADIPYQYALADAFTLCDAYFCSLAGPTDPNRLYLWTGTAGPGRDGTTGPWIDNTPVTDNPVADWTTYAERLQAAGVSWRVYHNPSKDDRTGDYDDNALSYFKQFHNYPTTDPRYVNAMTKFDPAAFDAHCKDGTLPTVSWLVAPYLFSEHPNAGPAYGAHWVNTALQSLMSNPDVWKHTAFLVMYDENDGYFDHMIPPTPEPGTPEEFTQGRAIGLGNRVPLWIVSPWTRGGYVNSQVFDHTSVLQFLEKVTGVTEPNISTWRRTVCGDLTSAFDFTTPDTSIPTLPDTTALMTKADAATKLPAVPLPPTGTQAIPVQEPGTRPSRRLPYRPWADATVDRTTGAVTCTLANQGSVAFPFTVYPNIVFPFAGTPFTVAPGAQRTYTWDASTTDGRYDFTVHGPDGFVRRFAGTVVRAGQDDVAVPSVTAAAPAPGATTVAVLLTNGGRTETSFTLARNDFAGAAQTAWVAPGGSVTVNWPLDQGRYDLTVTAGAGTRFAQRYAGRLH from the coding sequence ATGCCTGAGCTTTCCCGCCGCAGCTTCGTCGGCGCCACCGCGGCGGCCGGCGCCACCGCCCTCGTCGGCCTCTCCACCACCCCCGCCACGGCAGCCGCAGCCGCACCGGCCGCCGGCAGCATCGCGGACGTGAAGCACGTGGTGATCCTGATGCAGGAGAACCGTAGCTTCGACCACTACTTCGGCACCCTGGGCGGCGTCCGCGGCTTCAACGACAAGCAGGCCCTGCAGTTCCCCGACGGCACAGACGTCTTCCGCCAGCCCGACACCGCCCGCACCGACGGCGGCGCCATGCTCCCGTACCGGATGGACACGTCGAAGTACAACGCGCAGAACGCTGGCGGCCTGGCCCACGACTGGGCCACCGGCCACCAGGCCATCAACAACAGCGCCATGAACAAATGGATCGCCGCCAAGGGCGAACGCACCATGGGCTACTTCACCCGGGCCGACATCCCCTACCAGTACGCCCTCGCCGACGCCTTCACCCTCTGCGACGCCTACTTCTGCTCACTCGCCGGACCCACCGACCCCAACCGCCTCTACCTCTGGACCGGCACCGCCGGCCCCGGCCGCGACGGCACCACCGGCCCCTGGATCGACAACACCCCCGTCACGGACAACCCCGTCGCCGACTGGACCACCTACGCCGAACGCCTCCAGGCCGCCGGCGTCAGCTGGCGGGTCTACCACAACCCCAGCAAGGACGACCGCACCGGCGACTACGACGACAACGCCCTCTCCTACTTCAAGCAGTTCCACAACTACCCCACCACCGACCCGCGTTACGTCAACGCGATGACCAAGTTCGACCCCGCCGCCTTCGACGCCCACTGCAAGGACGGCACCCTGCCCACCGTCTCCTGGCTCGTCGCCCCCTACCTCTTCTCCGAACACCCCAACGCCGGCCCCGCCTACGGCGCCCACTGGGTCAACACCGCCCTGCAGTCCCTCATGTCCAACCCCGACGTCTGGAAGCACACCGCCTTCCTCGTCATGTACGACGAGAACGACGGCTACTTCGACCACATGATCCCGCCCACCCCCGAACCCGGCACCCCCGAAGAATTCACCCAAGGCCGCGCCATCGGCCTCGGCAACCGCGTCCCCTTGTGGATCGTCTCCCCCTGGACCCGCGGCGGCTACGTCAACTCCCAGGTCTTCGACCACACCTCCGTCCTCCAGTTCCTCGAAAAAGTCACCGGCGTCACCGAACCCAACATCTCCACCTGGCGCCGCACCGTCTGCGGCGACCTCACCAGCGCCTTCGACTTCACCACCCCCGACACCAGCATCCCCACCCTCCCCGACACCACCGCCCTCATGACCAAAGCCGACGCCGCCACCAAACTCCCCGCCGTCCCCCTCCCCCCAACCGGCACCCAGGCGATACCGGTCCAGGAGCCGGGTACGCGCCCGTCCCGCCGGCTGCCGTACCGGCCGTGGGCGGACGCGACGGTCGACCGGACGACGGGCGCGGTCACCTGCACGCTGGCCAACCAGGGGTCGGTGGCGTTCCCGTTCACCGTGTACCCGAACATCGTCTTCCCGTTCGCGGGCACGCCGTTCACGGTCGCGCCGGGTGCGCAGCGCACCTACACCTGGGACGCCTCCACCACGGACGGACGCTACGACTTCACCGTGCACGGCCCGGACGGCTTCGTGCGCCGCTTCGCCGGCACCGTGGTGCGGGCGGGCCAGGACGACGTAGCGGTGCCGTCCGTCACCGCAGCTGCCCCGGCGCCCGGCGCCACGACGGTGGCCGTGCTGCTCACCAACGGCGGCCGGACGGAGACGTCGTTCACCCTGGCGCGGAACGACTTCGCCGGCGCCGCCCAGACCGCCTGGGTCGCTCCCGGTGGCAGCGTCACCGTCAACTGGCCTCTCGATCAGGGGCGTTACGACCTGACCGTGACGGCTGGCGCCGGCACCCGGTTCGCCCAGCGGTACGCGGGCCGTCTGCACTGA
- a CDS encoding helix-turn-helix transcriptional regulator, whose amino-acid sequence MNLKELDPSASPWAAFGVQLRRSRQAANVTQAELGKLVSYGASYVSYVELAQRPPSARFARLVDEALGTGGTLSLMWWQQRNTALLEGFPEYAADEAKAAEIRLFELGVIPGLVQTKEYATALVAAAVGRGNITPGQADERLAFLATRQSLLERNPAPIVHAVLDESCLRRSIGGREVMARQLDHLQSLAGRPNVIVQVAPYDLGERRPFALPVTLLTLADRSVLGYTESQQRGFLERETETVTGWERNYDRLQVEALSQADSLSMIRAIRKELL is encoded by the coding sequence GTGAACCTGAAGGAACTCGATCCCTCGGCCTCGCCGTGGGCCGCCTTCGGAGTACAGCTCCGCAGGTCGCGCCAGGCGGCGAACGTGACACAGGCCGAGTTGGGGAAGCTGGTCAGCTACGGCGCCTCCTACGTCTCGTACGTGGAGCTCGCCCAGCGCCCGCCGTCCGCTCGCTTCGCCCGTCTCGTCGACGAGGCGCTGGGGACGGGCGGCACGCTGTCGCTGATGTGGTGGCAGCAGCGCAACACCGCCCTGCTGGAGGGGTTTCCGGAGTACGCGGCGGACGAGGCCAAGGCCGCCGAGATCAGACTCTTCGAACTCGGCGTCATCCCCGGACTGGTGCAGACAAAGGAGTACGCGACCGCGCTGGTGGCGGCGGCCGTCGGGCGGGGCAACATCACCCCAGGCCAGGCCGACGAGCGCCTGGCCTTCCTGGCCACCCGCCAGTCACTGCTGGAGCGGAATCCGGCGCCGATCGTGCACGCGGTGCTGGACGAGAGCTGCCTGCGGCGTTCGATCGGTGGACGTGAGGTGATGGCACGCCAGTTGGACCACCTGCAGAGCCTGGCCGGCCGGCCGAACGTGATCGTTCAGGTGGCGCCGTACGACCTGGGGGAGCGTCGCCCGTTCGCTTTGCCCGTGACCCTGCTGACGCTTGCCGACCGGTCGGTGCTGGGGTACACGGAATCGCAACAACGGGGCTTCCTGGAGCGTGAAACGGAGACGGTCACCGGATGGGAGAGGAACTACGATCGGCTGCAGGTTGAAGCGCTGTCGCAGGCTGATTCCCTGTCCATGATCCGCGCCATACGGAAGGAACTGCTGTGA
- a CDS encoding alpha/beta fold hydrolase: protein MPSPENPSTPSTPTTPITPTAHTTPITPTTLVLGATGFIGRWLVLELLSSGLTVAAAVRGGARRDGELREWLREHGADDRGLVTVEVDITRPGLGLDQADDARLSTVRDVFNTAALYRFGLSRAEAYAANVDGALHALRWASTRPQLRRLVHVSGYRVGNSPAVFPLPPREADERYARLGAYEASKLEGDAAVRVEAGRLGVPLSVVNPSSVIGHSVTGEAGQYIGLAGLVEQLWHGRLPALPGSRRTFLPVVAIDHLARFLAAVPEHDRGPLGLHTVLDPTTPDLPELVGLVAAHLGVRAPRHLVPTGVLRRLPRALTRADPETLSFISEERYDTSSADRLAEAAGLRHPPVEDLLRRWAGRLVADRFGAGPGGSGGPGGSVGSVGSFVGLSGSRSYVAGEREAPGYVLLHGLPLDSDGWHAVVDRLPAPSLLADLPGLGRSSPATGSASQWLTDLLAPVRSRPVIVAHSAAAGPALAYAAAHPERVSALVLVAPYFLQSRPPRAVRIVPITATVLRRASARFLAGALLGPGARGAEADATVAVAVLGLRRPGVAGRTARRLRSLQGPRVRSELSELLRSCPVPVRLVVGEHDPLTVAVPANPAIALPVVTVPGAGHHPQLSHPARLAEILAEFTAPISSPITAMLDTRP from the coding sequence ATGCCGTCCCCCGAAAACCCCAGCACGCCCAGCACACCCACCACGCCTATCACCCCCACGGCTCACACCACTCCCATCACCCCCACCACCCTCGTCCTCGGCGCCACCGGCTTCATCGGCCGCTGGCTCGTCCTCGAACTCCTCTCCTCCGGCCTCACGGTCGCTGCGGCCGTCCGAGGTGGGGCACGGCGCGACGGCGAGCTCCGCGAATGGCTCCGCGAGCATGGTGCGGACGATCGCGGGCTGGTCACGGTCGAGGTCGACATCACCCGCCCCGGACTGGGACTCGACCAGGCCGACGACGCACGCCTCTCGACCGTCCGCGACGTCTTCAACACCGCAGCCCTCTACCGCTTCGGACTGTCCAGGGCCGAGGCCTACGCGGCCAACGTGGACGGCGCGCTGCACGCCCTGCGCTGGGCGTCCACCCGACCGCAGCTCCGGCGCCTCGTCCACGTCTCGGGCTATCGCGTCGGGAACAGCCCGGCCGTCTTTCCGCTCCCACCCCGCGAGGCCGACGAGCGATACGCCCGGCTCGGCGCCTACGAGGCCTCCAAGCTGGAGGGCGACGCGGCCGTCCGCGTCGAGGCCGGAAGGCTGGGCGTACCACTGTCCGTGGTGAACCCGAGCAGCGTGATCGGGCACTCCGTCACCGGCGAGGCGGGCCAGTACATCGGCCTGGCGGGCCTCGTCGAGCAGTTGTGGCACGGCCGCCTCCCGGCGCTTCCCGGCAGCCGACGTACCTTCCTGCCCGTGGTGGCGATCGACCACCTGGCCCGGTTCCTGGCAGCGGTGCCGGAGCACGACCGCGGCCCGCTCGGTCTGCACACGGTGCTCGACCCGACGACGCCCGATCTCCCCGAGCTGGTCGGGCTCGTGGCCGCGCACCTCGGCGTTCGCGCGCCGCGGCACCTCGTCCCGACGGGAGTCCTTCGCCGTCTCCCCCGCGCACTCACCCGCGCGGACCCCGAGACGCTCTCCTTCATCTCCGAGGAGCGCTACGACACCTCCTCCGCCGACCGGTTGGCCGAGGCTGCCGGGCTCCGGCATCCGCCGGTGGAGGACCTGCTGCGGCGGTGGGCCGGCCGCCTGGTCGCCGATCGGTTCGGCGCCGGGCCCGGCGGGTCGGGCGGCCCCGGCGGGTCGGTCGGGTCGGTCGGCTCCTTCGTCGGGCTCTCCGGGAGCCGCAGCTACGTCGCGGGCGAGCGGGAAGCACCCGGTTACGTCCTGCTGCACGGTCTGCCGCTGGACTCGGACGGCTGGCACGCGGTCGTGGACCGCCTCCCGGCGCCGTCCCTGCTCGCCGACCTGCCGGGGCTCGGCCGCTCCTCGCCCGCCACCGGCAGCGCCTCGCAGTGGCTCACCGACCTTCTGGCGCCGGTGCGTTCGCGGCCGGTGATCGTCGCGCATTCGGCGGCCGCCGGCCCCGCACTGGCCTACGCGGCGGCGCACCCCGAACGGGTGTCCGCACTGGTGCTGGTGGCGCCGTATTTCCTGCAGTCGCGCCCGCCCCGGGCGGTCCGGATCGTGCCGATCACCGCGACGGTCCTGCGGCGGGCGTCCGCCCGGTTCCTGGCCGGCGCCCTGCTCGGCCCTGGCGCCCGCGGCGCGGAGGCGGATGCCACGGTGGCCGTCGCAGTGCTCGGTCTGCGTCGGCCGGGGGTGGCCGGACGAACCGCCCGTCGTCTGCGGAGCCTCCAAGGGCCGCGGGTGCGTTCGGAGTTGTCGGAACTGCTGCGATCCTGTCCGGTGCCTGTGCGACTGGTGGTCGGCGAGCACGATCCGCTGACCGTGGCCGTTCCCGCCAACCCCGCGATCGCGCTTCCAGTCGTCACCGTGCCGGGCGCGGGTCATCATCCACAGCTGAGCCATCCCGCCCGACTCGCCGAAATTCTGGCCGAGTTCACCGCCCCCATCAGCTCCCCGATCACCGCAATGTTGGACACCCGACCGTGA
- a CDS encoding ABC transporter permease — translation MSATPVVPRPESAEAPAAPTAPTIGLLGTPPRVRSGWQVFPARVGAMCVVELQKLRHDRTELYTRAVQPALWLLIFGETFTRLHVIPTGGIPYLDYLAPGIIAQSAMFIAIFYGIMIIWERDSGVLPKLLVTPTPHSALVAGKAFAAGVKSVIQAVVVIIIAALLGVAMTWNPLRLLGVVVVVVLGSAFFSCLSMSIAGIVLTRDRLMGIGQAITMPLFFASNALYPVALMPGWLQAVSRVNPLSYEVDALRGLLLGTPSHLWLDFGVLCLAALVGIAAASSLMGRLAR, via the coding sequence ATGTCCGCAACACCCGTCGTACCGCGTCCCGAGTCGGCTGAGGCCCCGGCCGCTCCGACCGCTCCGACCATCGGTCTGCTCGGCACCCCGCCGAGGGTCCGCTCCGGCTGGCAGGTCTTCCCGGCCCGGGTCGGCGCCATGTGCGTGGTCGAACTGCAGAAGCTGCGGCACGACCGCACCGAGCTGTACACCCGCGCCGTCCAGCCGGCCCTCTGGCTGCTGATCTTCGGCGAGACCTTCACCCGGCTGCACGTGATCCCGACCGGCGGCATTCCGTACCTGGACTACCTGGCCCCGGGGATCATCGCCCAGTCCGCGATGTTCATCGCGATCTTCTACGGAATCATGATCATCTGGGAACGCGACTCGGGCGTGCTCCCCAAACTCCTGGTCACCCCCACCCCGCACTCCGCCCTGGTGGCAGGCAAGGCCTTCGCCGCCGGAGTGAAATCGGTGATCCAGGCGGTGGTGGTGATCATCATCGCGGCGCTGCTCGGCGTCGCGATGACCTGGAACCCGCTGCGCCTGCTCGGCGTGGTGGTCGTGGTGGTGCTCGGGTCGGCGTTCTTCTCCTGCCTCTCGATGTCCATCGCCGGCATCGTGCTCACCCGGGACCGCCTGATGGGCATCGGCCAGGCCATCACCATGCCGCTCTTCTTCGCCTCCAACGCCCTCTACCCCGTCGCCCTGATGCCGGGCTGGCTGCAGGCCGTCAGCCGGGTCAACCCGCTCAGCTACGAGGTCGACGCGCTGCGCGGCCTGCTGCTGGGCACCCCGTCCCATCTGTGGCTGGACTTCGGCGTGCTCTGCCTCGCAGCCCTCGTCGGCATCGCCGCGGCCTCCTCACTGATGGGCCGGCTGGCCCGCTGA
- a CDS encoding DUF397 domain-containing protein yields the protein MNRHVDLTGALWRKSSHSDNGGQCVEVAPGFPGVMPVRDSKDPEGPALVFPAGAWQAFVAAAARGEFGAV from the coding sequence ATGAATAGGCACGTTGACCTGACCGGCGCTCTCTGGCGCAAGTCCAGCCACAGCGACAACGGCGGCCAGTGCGTCGAGGTGGCGCCCGGGTTCCCGGGCGTGATGCCCGTCCGTGACTCCAAGGACCCCGAGGGGCCCGCCCTGGTGTTCCCCGCCGGCGCCTGGCAGGCGTTCGTGGCCGCCGCCGCGCGCGGCGAGTTCGGCGCCGTCTGA
- a CDS encoding TetR/AcrR family transcriptional regulator: MGAKGEETRARLVAATRALIEAQGYFGTGLNQVLAESGAPRGSLYFHFPAGKDQLVAAALTDAGLEIGGLIDSFAREKLSAGVMVRRLLDAFGDRMEGSGYTKGCPIATVALEVAGGNEELRRTCAEAYDNWQQALAAQLVTEGRTSQAADVAAGAVLAQFEGALLLARVRHSRAPLDQAARAVQLLLTMS; the protein is encoded by the coding sequence ATGGGAGCAAAAGGCGAGGAGACACGTGCCCGGCTGGTCGCCGCGACCCGGGCACTCATCGAGGCGCAGGGGTACTTCGGCACCGGCCTCAACCAGGTGCTGGCCGAGAGCGGGGCACCGCGAGGCTCGCTGTACTTCCACTTCCCCGCCGGAAAAGACCAACTGGTCGCGGCGGCCCTGACCGATGCCGGCCTTGAGATCGGCGGGCTGATCGACTCCTTCGCCCGCGAGAAGCTCAGCGCGGGGGTCATGGTCCGACGCCTGCTGGACGCGTTCGGCGACCGCATGGAAGGGTCCGGCTACACCAAGGGCTGCCCGATCGCCACCGTGGCCCTGGAGGTGGCGGGCGGGAACGAGGAGCTACGGCGGACCTGCGCCGAGGCCTACGACAACTGGCAGCAGGCCCTGGCCGCGCAGCTGGTGACCGAGGGCCGGACGTCCCAGGCGGCCGACGTCGCCGCCGGCGCGGTGCTCGCCCAGTTCGAAGGCGCGCTGCTGCTCGCCCGCGTACGACACAGCCGTGCGCCGCTCGACCAGGCGGCGCGGGCTGTGCAACTACTGCTCACGATGTCCTGA
- a CDS encoding MarR family transcriptional regulator — protein MDDSAFPGDFEGLLVGINRLVRRRLRRGVPEPRLRGAQVELLRLVGARPGLRISEAAEELRLAGNSVSTLVRQLIGLGMLTREPDPQDGRAALLRVTPAAAGRLRAWEERRAALLREQLDRLSEEDRASLAAALPALRRLAANLHEEEAAR, from the coding sequence ATGGACGACTCGGCATTCCCCGGCGACTTCGAAGGGCTGCTGGTCGGTATCAACCGGCTGGTGCGGCGCCGGCTCCGGCGTGGAGTGCCCGAACCCCGGCTGCGCGGTGCGCAGGTCGAGTTGCTGCGGCTGGTCGGGGCCCGGCCGGGGCTGCGGATCTCGGAGGCGGCCGAGGAGCTGCGACTTGCCGGGAACTCGGTGTCGACGCTGGTCCGGCAGTTGATCGGGCTGGGAATGCTGACCAGGGAGCCCGACCCGCAGGACGGCCGGGCGGCGCTGCTGCGCGTCACCCCGGCGGCGGCCGGCCGGCTGCGGGCCTGGGAGGAACGCCGCGCGGCGCTGCTGCGCGAACAACTGGACCGGCTGTCGGAGGAGGACCGGGCCTCGCTCGCGGCGGCGCTGCCCGCGCTGCGCAGGCTGGCCGCGAACCTGCACGAGGAGGAGGCCGCGCGATGA
- a CDS encoding endonuclease/exonuclease/phosphatase family protein: protein MATGSTLTLSSSGSPTEGDKLTFHWTTGAPDAKNWVGIYDGTRQPGTGSSLLWKYTPGASGDVQLDTSALTGGPYTAYLLAKDGYGILAQSAPFTFRPKPAVLRPHSAVDALTATAVAPGGAVTVKLGKLWARPAGNPAGSATFRRIGGDSWLSVAADGTVTGTAPATAPAHPAMVTVGVKDSAGATDTVTVLVPVRPAAGPLPLKTAAWNLWDAGTHVTDALEKQLRVILTQGLDVLALQETAGTAAQALADALGWYAYQSPGSVGVLSRYPLTAVTPVTTALPAAGVTLQLPGGRTARFWAAHLSETGYGPYAVQDGQSAAQVEAAENASVRLQQAKALATAVQADIATGVPVLLGAGLASPSHLDWTAASGRPLNWPVTVALQAAGLTDAFRNAHPDPVAFPGNTWSPTRKVRGSKPEPQDRIDQVQFAGPLTLAEAHTLATGWPQADPATAANEWPSDTAAAVATFTL, encoded by the coding sequence GTGGCCACAGGCAGCACCCTCACCCTCAGCTCCTCCGGCAGCCCCACCGAAGGCGACAAGCTCACCTTTCACTGGACCACCGGCGCGCCCGACGCCAAGAACTGGGTCGGCATCTACGACGGCACCCGCCAGCCGGGCACCGGCTCCTCGCTGCTCTGGAAGTACACCCCTGGCGCCTCGGGGGACGTCCAGCTGGACACCTCCGCGCTGACCGGCGGCCCGTACACCGCCTACCTGCTGGCCAAGGACGGCTACGGCATCCTGGCGCAGAGCGCCCCGTTCACCTTCCGCCCGAAGCCCGCCGTGCTGCGGCCGCACTCAGCGGTGGACGCGCTGACCGCGACCGCCGTGGCGCCGGGCGGGGCGGTCACCGTGAAGCTCGGCAAGCTCTGGGCCCGGCCGGCGGGCAACCCGGCCGGCTCGGCGACCTTCCGCCGGATCGGCGGGGACAGCTGGCTGTCCGTAGCAGCGGACGGGACGGTCACCGGCACCGCCCCCGCCACCGCCCCGGCGCACCCGGCCATGGTCACCGTCGGGGTCAAGGACAGCGCGGGCGCCACCGACACCGTGACCGTCCTGGTGCCCGTCCGCCCGGCCGCCGGACCGCTCCCACTCAAGACCGCGGCCTGGAACCTCTGGGACGCGGGCACCCATGTCACCGACGCGCTGGAGAAGCAGCTGCGGGTGATCCTCACCCAGGGCCTGGACGTGCTGGCCCTCCAGGAGACCGCCGGCACCGCGGCCCAAGCGCTGGCCGACGCCCTCGGCTGGTACGCCTACCAGAGCCCCGGCAGCGTCGGCGTGCTCAGCCGCTACCCGCTCACCGCCGTCACCCCCGTCACCACCGCCCTGCCTGCCGCCGGCGTCACCCTGCAACTGCCCGGCGGCCGCACCGCCCGCTTCTGGGCCGCCCACCTGAGCGAGACCGGCTACGGCCCGTACGCCGTGCAGGACGGACAGAGCGCGGCCCAGGTGGAGGCGGCGGAGAACGCCTCCGTCCGGCTGCAGCAGGCCAAGGCGCTGGCGACGGCGGTCCAGGCGGACATCGCCACCGGCGTCCCGGTGCTGCTGGGCGCGGGCCTCGCTTCGCCGTCCCACCTGGACTGGACGGCTGCCTCCGGCCGGCCGCTCAACTGGCCTGTCACGGTGGCGCTTCAGGCCGCGGGGCTGACCGACGCGTTCCGCAACGCGCATCCGGACCCGGTCGCCTTCCCGGGGAACACGTGGTCGCCGACCCGCAAGGTCCGGGGCAGCAAGCCGGAGCCGCAGGACCGGATCGACCAGGTGCAGTTCGCCGGTCCGCTCACCTTGGCCGAGGCGCACACCCTGGCCACCGGCTGGCCGCAGGCCGACCCCGCGACGGCCGCCAACGAGTGGCCCTCGGACACCGCCGCAGCCGTCGCCACCTTCACCCTCTGA
- a CDS encoding ATP-binding cassette domain-containing protein → MTDRTGTGTADAVSCTGLEYSFGGARAVDGVDLTVAPGEVFGLLGPNGAGKTTAIRAITTLLPVPAGMVQVFGLDVARERMAVRRLLGYVPQQLSADANLTGRENVELFARVYDVPRRERAPRIAQALEAVGLGDAADRMAGTYSGGMVRRLELAQALVSAPRLLILDEPTIGLDPIARTSVWDRLAEVRAATGMTVLVTTHYMDEADQYCDRLALMDRGRIRALGTPAQLKDELAGQQTSSGEPGGPAPTLEDVFRHFAGSGLTDDQAGGEFRDVRNTRRTASRVG, encoded by the coding sequence ATGACCGACCGCACGGGCACGGGTACCGCGGACGCGGTGAGCTGCACCGGCTTGGAGTACAGCTTCGGCGGGGCCAGAGCCGTCGACGGGGTCGACCTCACGGTCGCGCCGGGAGAGGTGTTCGGCCTGCTCGGCCCCAACGGCGCGGGCAAGACGACGGCGATCCGGGCGATCACCACGCTGCTGCCGGTGCCCGCCGGCATGGTCCAGGTCTTCGGCCTGGACGTGGCGCGCGAGCGGATGGCGGTGCGGCGGCTGCTCGGGTACGTCCCGCAGCAGCTCTCCGCCGACGCCAACCTGACCGGACGCGAGAACGTCGAACTGTTCGCCCGGGTCTACGACGTGCCGCGCCGCGAGCGCGCGCCGCGGATCGCCCAGGCGCTGGAGGCGGTCGGACTCGGCGACGCCGCCGACCGGATGGCGGGCACGTACTCCGGCGGCATGGTCCGCCGGCTGGAGCTGGCCCAGGCCCTGGTCAGCGCGCCCCGGCTGCTCATCCTGGACGAGCCGACCATCGGGCTGGACCCGATCGCCCGTACCAGCGTCTGGGACCGCCTCGCCGAGGTTCGCGCGGCGACCGGGATGACCGTGCTGGTCACCACCCACTACATGGACGAGGCGGACCAGTACTGCGACCGCCTCGCCCTGATGGACCGGGGCCGGATCCGGGCGCTCGGCACCCCCGCCCAGCTCAAGGACGAACTGGCCGGGCAGCAGACGTCGTCGGGGGAGCCGGGCGGTCCGGCGCCCACCCTGGAGGACGTCTTCCGGCACTTCGCCGGCAGCGGCCTCACCGACGACCAGGCAGGAGGGGAGTTCCGCGATGTCCGCAACACCCGTCGTACCGCGTCCCGAGTCGGCTGA